In Balaenoptera musculus isolate JJ_BM4_2016_0621 chromosome 17, mBalMus1.pri.v3, whole genome shotgun sequence, a genomic segment contains:
- the OPRK1 gene encoding kappa-type opioid receptor isoform X1, which produces MEPPVQIFRGEPGSTCAPSTCLPPNGSGGVPGWAEPDRNSSAGAEDAPPEPEHISPVIPVIITAVYSVVFVVGLVGNSLVMFVIVRYTKMKTATNIYIFNLALADALVTTTMPFQSTVYLMNSWPFGDVLCKIVISIDYYNMFTSIFTLTMMSVDRYIAVCHPVKALDFRTPLKAKIINICIWILSSSVGISAIVLGGTKVREDMDVVECSLQFPDDDYSWWDLFMKICVFVFAFVIPVLIIIVCYTLMILRLKSVRLLSGSREKDRNLRRITRLVLVVVAVFVICWTPIHIFILVEALGSSSYSTAALSSYYFCIALGYTNSSLNPILYAFLDENFKRCFRDFCFPIKMRMERQNTDRVRNTVQDPAHLRDADGVNKPV; this is translated from the exons ATGGAGCCCCCGGTCCAGATCTTCCGCGGCGAGCCGGGCTCCACCTGCGCCCCGAGCACCTGCCTGCCCCCCAACGGCAGCGGCGGGGTCCCGGGCTGGGCCGAGCCGGACCGCAACAGCAGCGCGGGCGCCGAGGACGCGCCGCCGGAGCCCGAGCACATCTCGCCGGTCATCCCGGTCATCATCACGGCGGTCTATTCCGTGGTGTTCGTCGTGGGCCTGGTGGGCAACTCGCTGGTCATGTTCGTCATCGTCCG atACACAAAGATGAAGACAGCAACCAACATCTATATATTTAACCTGGCTTTGGCAGATGCTTTGGTTACCACGACCATGCCCTTCCAGAGCACGGTCTATCTGATGAACTCCTGGCCCTTTGGGGATGTGCTGTGCAAGATCGTCATCTCCATCGACTACTACAACATGTTCACCAGCATCTTCACCTTGACCATGATGAGCGTGGACCGATACATCGCTGTGTGCCACCCGGTCAAGGCTCTCGACTTCCGCACGCCCCTGAAGGCAAAGATCATCAACATCTGTATTTGGATCCTGTCTTCGTCTGTTGGCATCTCTGCCATAGTCCTTGGAGGAACCAAAGTCAGGGAAG ACATGGATGTCGTCGAGTGCTCCTTGCAGTTCCCGGACGACGACTACTCCTGGTGGGACCTCTTCATGAAGATCTGTGTCTTCGTCTTTGCCTTTGTGATCCCCGTCCTCATCATCATCGTCTGCTACACCCTCATGATCCTGCGCTTAAAAAGCGTCCGGCTCCTTTCCGGCTCCCGAGAGAAAGACCGCAACCTCCGTCGCATCACCAGGCTTGTCCTGGTGGTGGTGGCGGTCTTCGTCATCTGCTGGACCCCCATCCACATTTTCATCCTtgtggaggctctggggagcagCTCCTACAGCACGGCGGCGCTCTCCAGCTATTACTTCTGTATCGCCTTAGGCTACACCAACAGCAGCCTGAACCCCATTCTCTATGCCTTTCTCGATGAAAACTTCAAGCGCTGTTTCAGGGACTTCTGCTTTCCAATTAAGATGAGGATGGAGCGCCAGAACACTGACAGAGTCAGAAATACCGTCCAGGATCCCGCTCACCTGAGGGATGCTGATGGGGTAAATAAACCAGTATGA
- the OPRK1 gene encoding kappa-type opioid receptor isoform X2 yields MKTATNIYIFNLALADALVTTTMPFQSTVYLMNSWPFGDVLCKIVISIDYYNMFTSIFTLTMMSVDRYIAVCHPVKALDFRTPLKAKIINICIWILSSSVGISAIVLGGTKVREGSLGCSLQFPDDDYSWWDLFMKICVFVFAFVIPVLIIIVCYTLMILRLKSVRLLSGSREKDRNLRRITRLVLVVVAVFVICWTPIHIFILVEALGSSSYSTAALSSYYFCIALGYTNSSLNPILYAFLDENFKRCFRDFCFPIKMRMERQNTDRVRNTVQDPAHLRDADGVNKPV; encoded by the exons ATGAAGACAGCAACCAACATCTATATATTTAACCTGGCTTTGGCAGATGCTTTGGTTACCACGACCATGCCCTTCCAGAGCACGGTCTATCTGATGAACTCCTGGCCCTTTGGGGATGTGCTGTGCAAGATCGTCATCTCCATCGACTACTACAACATGTTCACCAGCATCTTCACCTTGACCATGATGAGCGTGGACCGATACATCGCTGTGTGCCACCCGGTCAAGGCTCTCGACTTCCGCACGCCCCTGAAGGCAAAGATCATCAACATCTGTATTTGGATCCTGTCTTCGTCTGTTGGCATCTCTGCCATAGTCCTTGGAGGAACCAAAGTCAGGGAAG GGAGCCTGGGA TGCTCCTTGCAGTTCCCGGACGACGACTACTCCTGGTGGGACCTCTTCATGAAGATCTGTGTCTTCGTCTTTGCCTTTGTGATCCCCGTCCTCATCATCATCGTCTGCTACACCCTCATGATCCTGCGCTTAAAAAGCGTCCGGCTCCTTTCCGGCTCCCGAGAGAAAGACCGCAACCTCCGTCGCATCACCAGGCTTGTCCTGGTGGTGGTGGCGGTCTTCGTCATCTGCTGGACCCCCATCCACATTTTCATCCTtgtggaggctctggggagcagCTCCTACAGCACGGCGGCGCTCTCCAGCTATTACTTCTGTATCGCCTTAGGCTACACCAACAGCAGCCTGAACCCCATTCTCTATGCCTTTCTCGATGAAAACTTCAAGCGCTGTTTCAGGGACTTCTGCTTTCCAATTAAGATGAGGATGGAGCGCCAGAACACTGACAGAGTCAGAAATACCGTCCAGGATCCCGCTCACCTGAGGGATGCTGATGGGGTAAATAAACCAGTATGA